The DNA window TTCATGATCGTTCCCGAGGAGGTCCGGGAAGGCTGATAGCCTGACCGGCGGTCGAAGTCCTTTTGTTCGCTTTGAAGAGGACAGCTAGCCGTTGACAAAAAATCCATTTCTGACTAAGATGAAGCCGCGAATGAAGCCTGCCGAATTCATAAACGTCTTTCCCGCGATCCGGGGTATTTCCGAATCCCAGCTGCGGGATTTTCTGTCCCTGGGCCGAAGGCAGACGGTTCCCTCGGGAACCCAGCTCTACCGGGAGGGAGATGCCTGCTCGGGCATCGCTTTTGTGCTTTCCGGGGACGTCAGGGTGTACAAGATAGGCCAATCGGGTCGTGAAATCACGCTGTATGAGATCGGCCCGGGCGAGACCTGCATTCTGAACGCCTCCTGCATACTTTCGGGACGGTCCTATCCCGCCTATGTGGTGACCGTTTCGGACACGGACCTGATGCTCTTTCCGTCGCCGGTCTTTCAGCGGATGATGTCCGAGTCGGAGGAGATGCGTCGATTCGTATTCACGATCATGAATCACCGGATCTCGACGGTCATGGAGCTCGTGGAGGAGGTCGCCTTCGGCAGAATGGACGAGCGGCTGCTTGGCTACCTCGTTGAAAAATCTGACAGCGGCCAGCTCGAAACGACCCATCAGAAGATCGCCAATGACCTCGGCACTTCGCGGGAAGTGGTAAGCCGGCTGCTCAAGGATTTCGAACGGAAACAGCAGATCAAGCTCTCCCGCAATTCGATCACACTCCTGAAGACATGAGGCGGGGAAGAGGATAAGTTGAGATGGAAAAGCCTTTATCCGTTCCCCGTTCCCGTTTTCCTGCCTTTCCATTTTAACTCTCTTCTGTGACAAAGTCACAGACTCCCGGTCTTATTTCTGATATTTTGCTCCCCAGACACACGTCGGCCCGGCATAGCCGGACAGTCAAAACAGATCCAAGGAGGATTGAAATCATGAAGAAGAACATCGGTTCATGGGAGAGAACGGCCAGGGTGATCGCGGGACTCGCCATTCTGACGCTTGCCTTTGTGGGGCCGAAGACGCCCTGGGCATATCTCGGCATTATACCGCTGGTAACCGGAATGGTGGGATGGTGCCCGCCCTATGCGCTGCTCGGCATCAAGACCTGCAAAGGCTGCAAATAGGCTTGTTCCCCAAGGGAGAACGCCGGAGTGCTCCATGAACTGAATGGAGTGTTTTGAAATACGTTGCTGCCGCTGCTAAGCCGGGCCGTCCAATGCCCGGGCTTCCCTTGCCTCCGAATTTTCTGTAACCGGTTCCTGTTCTCGTAAGGACAGCCCGGCAGCAGGTCGGCCGGAAAAGGCAGGAATAGAGCGGACTGAAATACGGCATCCCTACTGTTATCC is part of the Nitrospirota bacterium genome and encodes:
- a CDS encoding Crp/Fnr family transcriptional regulator, with the protein product MKPAEFINVFPAIRGISESQLRDFLSLGRRQTVPSGTQLYREGDACSGIAFVLSGDVRVYKIGQSGREITLYEIGPGETCILNASCILSGRSYPAYVVTVSDTDLMLFPSPVFQRMMSESEEMRRFVFTIMNHRISTVMELVEEVAFGRMDERLLGYLVEKSDSGQLETTHQKIANDLGTSREVVSRLLKDFERKQQIKLSRNSITLLKT
- a CDS encoding DUF2892 domain-containing protein, which translates into the protein MKKNIGSWERTARVIAGLAILTLAFVGPKTPWAYLGIIPLVTGMVGWCPPYALLGIKTCKGCK